The Geothrix sp. genome window below encodes:
- a CDS encoding NAD(P)H-dependent oxidoreductase subunit E, whose translation MLMTEREFLAAEIQNLVDKYGRQRTSLVPILQEVKRKYHKIDSYAMQVTADLLGIHPVEVNSVVSFYAFLGDRPQGRYVIRLCRTISCDMAGKARVMRQLENDLGIFFGQTTPDGKFTLEWANCIGMCDQGPALLVNERVFTRVTPESVHAILEECRRAFGQHATERKEVHLA comes from the coding sequence ATGCTGATGACGGAGCGCGAATTCCTGGCGGCGGAAATCCAGAACCTGGTCGACAAGTACGGCCGCCAGCGCACCTCCCTGGTGCCCATCCTCCAGGAGGTGAAGCGCAAGTACCACAAGATCGACAGCTATGCCATGCAGGTCACGGCCGACCTGCTCGGCATCCATCCGGTGGAAGTGAACAGCGTCGTGTCCTTCTATGCCTTCCTCGGCGACCGCCCCCAGGGCCGCTATGTGATCCGCCTCTGCCGCACCATCTCCTGCGACATGGCGGGAAAGGCCCGGGTCATGCGGCAGCTCGAGAATGATCTGGGCATCTTCTTCGGGCAGACGACGCCGGACGGGAAATTCACCCTGGAATGGGCCAACTGCATCGGCATGTGCGACCAGGGGCCCGCCCTGCTGGTGAACGAGCGCGTCTTCACCCGCGTCACCCCGGAATCCGTGCACGCCATCCTCGAGGAGTGCCGCCGGGCCTTCGGACAGCACGCCACGGAACGGAAGGAGGTTCACCTCGCATGA
- a CDS encoding prohibitin family protein has product MVLIAVLLLVVGVLAWRWKTKVEFPLSARLAILQWIGLGLGAVMFLASMAVVVPPGQAGIQVLFGKVNPEPLPSGLHFINPFAQVVEMEVRTRNYTMSTVSDEGQHKGDDSISVISSDGLTVKLDATIFYSLQQARLPEIYRTIGPDVEARIVRSEIRASLRDAAASLSATELYTSKRQAFVDQVSKTLRAAFEGRGITLEQMLLRNVILPDQITKSINDKISADQDAQKMAFVLQKEKQEAERKRIEAEGQARAQQIVSQSLTPQIIEYQRIQALRDIGAKGNLIITPMGGATPMIQVPAKK; this is encoded by the coding sequence GTGGTTCTCATCGCCGTCCTACTGCTCGTGGTTGGTGTTCTGGCCTGGCGATGGAAGACCAAGGTGGAATTCCCCCTGTCGGCCCGTCTGGCCATTCTGCAATGGATCGGCCTGGGGCTCGGGGCGGTCATGTTCCTGGCCTCCATGGCCGTGGTGGTGCCCCCGGGGCAGGCGGGCATCCAGGTGCTGTTCGGCAAGGTGAACCCCGAGCCGCTGCCCTCGGGCCTCCACTTCATCAACCCCTTCGCCCAGGTGGTGGAGATGGAGGTCCGCACCCGGAACTACACGATGTCGACCGTGTCAGACGAGGGACAGCACAAGGGCGACGATTCCATCTCCGTCATCAGCAGCGACGGCCTCACCGTGAAGCTGGATGCCACCATCTTCTACTCGCTGCAGCAGGCCCGCCTGCCGGAGATCTACCGGACCATCGGACCGGATGTGGAGGCGCGCATCGTGCGCAGCGAGATCCGGGCCAGCCTGCGGGATGCCGCCGCCAGTCTCTCCGCCACGGAGCTGTACACCTCCAAGCGCCAAGCCTTCGTGGATCAGGTGTCCAAGACCCTTCGGGCCGCCTTTGAAGGCCGGGGCATCACCCTGGAGCAGATGCTGCTCCGCAATGTCATCCTGCCGGACCAGATCACCAAGTCCATCAACGACAAGATCAGTGCCGACCAGGACGCCCAGAAGATGGCCTTCGTCCTGCAGAAGGAGAAGCAGGAGGCGGAGCGCAAACGCATCGAAGCCGAAGGTCAGGCCCGGGCCCAGCAGATCGTGAGCCAGAGCCTGACGCCCCAGATCATCGAGTACCAGCGCATCCAGGCCCTGCGGGACATTGGGGCCAAGGGCAACCTGATCATCACCCCCATGGGGGGCGCCACGCCCATGATCCAGGTGCCCGCCAAGAAATAG
- a CDS encoding NADH-dependent [FeFe] hydrogenase, group A6, protein MTEATVSERPRRAPASQQNQNAPPPGPLGSEAEVALTLDGQEVKVPVGTSILEAARKLGTHIPTLCHHPDLCVAGVCRICSVEVEGLRALQAACTFPVTAPIQVRTHSKKVRLARRHIVDLLLSDHYGDCYACRRNNNCELQDLAREYGVDMFRFGHPERPRHEIDGSSYSVVRDNNKCVMCRRCVRTCIDLQEVGAIEVLGRSDHSHIAPYLGKPLGDVVCINCGQCINRCPTGALHAQDYTDEVWAAIDDPGKHVVIQTAPSPRAAIGECFGLPAGHALTFELNTALKRAGFDRVFDTNFTADLTILEEGTELLIRLKKVLLQEESVALPQFTSCSPGWVKYLEHFYPEYIPNLSTAKSPQQMFGAIIKTYYARTHHIPAEDIVTVALMPCSAKKFECNRPEMDASGFKDVDYGLTTRELAKMIRESGIRLPDMPKTGFDAPFGTATGSGVIFGATGGVMEAALRSVLELVSGVKVEDLFAHADIKPVRGFEGIRYAEIPIPEVGPVPAILADHFSSWEFLRGATLKVAVAHGTANAKKVMEDIKAGGLFSQCHFIEFMGCPGGCIGGGGQPIPTSPEIREARARAIYAEDSAYPIRKSHENPDVLRIYSEFLKEGPCGTRSHRLLHTHYTERGKYIE, encoded by the coding sequence ATGACCGAAGCCACCGTCTCTGAGCGCCCCCGCCGGGCCCCGGCCAGTCAGCAGAACCAGAACGCCCCACCCCCCGGCCCCCTGGGCAGCGAAGCTGAAGTCGCCCTCACGCTCGACGGGCAGGAGGTGAAGGTGCCTGTCGGGACCAGCATCCTCGAGGCGGCGCGGAAGCTGGGAACCCACATCCCCACCCTGTGCCACCACCCGGATCTCTGCGTGGCCGGCGTCTGCCGGATCTGCTCCGTCGAGGTCGAGGGCCTGCGCGCGCTCCAGGCGGCCTGCACCTTCCCGGTGACGGCTCCCATCCAGGTCAGGACCCATTCCAAGAAGGTCCGGCTGGCCCGGCGCCACATCGTCGATCTCCTGTTGAGCGACCACTATGGCGACTGCTACGCCTGCCGGAGAAACAACAACTGCGAACTCCAGGATCTGGCCCGGGAATACGGCGTGGACATGTTCCGATTCGGCCACCCTGAGCGGCCCCGCCATGAGATCGACGGATCCTCCTACTCGGTGGTCCGCGACAACAACAAGTGCGTGATGTGCCGCCGATGCGTCCGCACCTGCATCGACCTCCAGGAGGTGGGCGCCATCGAGGTGCTGGGACGGTCGGATCACAGCCACATCGCCCCGTACCTCGGCAAGCCGCTGGGCGATGTCGTCTGCATCAACTGCGGGCAGTGCATCAACCGCTGCCCCACCGGCGCGCTCCATGCCCAGGACTACACAGACGAGGTCTGGGCCGCCATCGACGACCCGGGCAAGCATGTGGTGATCCAGACCGCGCCCAGCCCGCGCGCCGCCATCGGGGAATGCTTCGGCCTCCCCGCAGGGCACGCCCTCACCTTTGAGCTCAACACGGCCCTGAAGCGCGCCGGGTTCGACAGGGTCTTCGACACCAACTTCACGGCGGACCTCACGATCCTCGAGGAGGGCACGGAACTCCTGATCCGGCTGAAGAAAGTACTGCTACAGGAGGAATCCGTCGCCCTGCCCCAGTTCACGAGCTGCAGCCCCGGCTGGGTGAAATACCTCGAGCACTTCTATCCCGAGTACATCCCGAACCTCTCCACCGCCAAGAGTCCGCAGCAGATGTTCGGCGCCATCATCAAGACCTACTACGCCCGGACCCATCACATCCCCGCCGAGGACATCGTCACCGTGGCCCTGATGCCCTGCTCGGCCAAGAAGTTCGAATGCAACCGGCCCGAGATGGACGCCAGCGGCTTCAAGGATGTGGACTACGGCCTCACCACCCGGGAGCTGGCCAAGATGATCCGCGAGTCCGGCATCCGGCTCCCGGACATGCCGAAGACCGGGTTCGACGCGCCCTTCGGGACCGCCACCGGCTCCGGCGTGATCTTCGGCGCCACCGGAGGCGTCATGGAGGCGGCCCTCCGCTCGGTCCTCGAACTGGTGTCCGGCGTCAAGGTGGAGGATCTCTTCGCCCATGCCGACATCAAGCCTGTCCGGGGTTTCGAGGGCATCCGCTATGCGGAGATCCCGATTCCGGAGGTGGGGCCCGTCCCGGCGATCCTCGCGGACCATTTCTCGAGCTGGGAGTTCCTCCGGGGGGCCACGCTGAAGGTCGCGGTGGCCCACGGCACGGCCAACGCGAAGAAAGTCATGGAGGACATCAAGGCGGGCGGCCTCTTCAGCCAGTGCCATTTCATCGAGTTCATGGGGTGCCCGGGCGGATGCATCGGCGGGGGCGGCCAGCCCATCCCCACCTCGCCCGAGATCCGGGAAGCCCGGGCCAGGGCCATCTACGCCGAGGATTCCGCCTATCCGATCCGCAAATCCCACGAGAACCCGGATGTCCTGAGGATCTATTCCGAGTTCCTGAAGGAAGGGCCCTGCGGCACCAGAAGCCACCGCCTGCTCCACACGCACTACACGGAGCGGGGGAAATACATCGAATAG
- a CDS encoding ATP-binding protein yields MAHPALLPVVLTCNTDLRFIDLIQVVGAEFLKHLSFSQEDGERLWLAIQEGIANAMRHGNKLVKDKPVKVTFTPKVDRFEIRIEDRGPGVDLEALPDPNLPENLLKPGGRGVFFMRQVMDEVHMERHPQGSTLVLVKARKVREPHP; encoded by the coding sequence ATGGCCCATCCCGCCCTTCTGCCCGTCGTCCTCACCTGCAACACGGACCTGCGCTTCATCGACCTCATTCAGGTGGTGGGCGCGGAATTCTTGAAGCACCTCAGCTTCAGCCAGGAGGATGGCGAGCGTCTTTGGCTGGCGATCCAGGAGGGCATCGCCAACGCCATGCGCCATGGGAACAAGCTGGTCAAGGACAAGCCCGTGAAGGTGACCTTCACGCCCAAGGTAGATCGTTTCGAGATCCGGATCGAGGATCGCGGCCCGGGCGTGGATCTGGAGGCCCTGCCCGACCCGAACCTGCCCGAGAACCTGCTCAAGCCTGGTGGCCGCGGCGTCTTCTTCATGCGGCAGGTCATGGACGAGGTGCACATGGAGCGCCATCCGCAGGGATCGACCCTGGTGCTGGTGAAGGCCCGCAAGGTCCGCGAGCCCCATCCGTGA
- the ispH gene encoding 4-hydroxy-3-methylbut-2-enyl diphosphate reductase, with product MKVIVAKTAGFCWGVKRAMDAVLEASVRNDGRAVQTLGPLIHNPQALDLIGKRGVAVAETPDKVQNGTVVIRAHGIPIQDLRGLKERQARGEVKIVNATCPEVAKVHHKIKKWSPKGYFTVILGSHGHAESVAHRSFAESGSVIVANMAEAQALTDDQLKKVLVVAQTTFTVKDYHAISDYIRTRAGDAVFENTICEDTWMRQDEAKELARTVDTVIVVGGKASSNTKHLAELAHHYGKPVQYVETAAELDLSAFTGRETVGVLAGASTPTWLVDEVVDVLEQLGDGPSRWRSFAQAAFGSSSLLAMGAGLMTLGVHKWLGLPLGWRYPVLAATYVLAMYLLTPFLDPLGLGAKGPARARFLQRNRIALLASAGAALVATLGLAASQGLKALAVAAGASLVGAAYKQRFQVGRRILSLRNIPGSKDVVVALALATVAVVMPVWQEGRAWDLRAFAAVFLVGVLAFVRTVIYEIRDMQNDQIVGKETLPILMGKMATKVVLVGLLGSLLAGTLWLTFDSRQQGGHPLAVAVVLVICAAYPVLYLWLYHERFTTGKHRFELSVDLSFYLVGLLALV from the coding sequence ATGAAGGTGATCGTCGCCAAGACCGCGGGTTTCTGCTGGGGCGTGAAACGCGCCATGGACGCGGTGCTGGAGGCCTCGGTCCGCAACGACGGCCGCGCCGTCCAGACCCTGGGTCCGCTCATCCACAACCCGCAGGCCCTGGATCTCATCGGCAAGCGGGGCGTGGCTGTGGCCGAGACGCCTGACAAAGTGCAGAACGGCACGGTGGTGATCCGGGCCCACGGCATTCCCATCCAGGACCTGCGGGGGCTCAAGGAGCGCCAGGCGCGGGGCGAAGTGAAGATCGTCAATGCCACCTGTCCCGAGGTGGCCAAGGTCCACCACAAGATCAAGAAGTGGAGCCCCAAGGGCTACTTCACGGTGATCCTGGGCAGCCACGGGCACGCCGAGAGCGTGGCGCATCGCAGCTTCGCAGAGAGCGGCTCCGTCATCGTCGCGAACATGGCCGAGGCCCAGGCGCTGACGGATGACCAGCTGAAGAAGGTGCTGGTGGTGGCGCAGACGACCTTCACGGTGAAGGACTACCACGCGATCTCGGATTACATCCGCACCCGCGCGGGCGATGCGGTCTTCGAGAACACCATCTGTGAAGACACCTGGATGCGGCAGGACGAGGCCAAGGAACTGGCCCGCACCGTGGACACGGTGATCGTCGTGGGGGGCAAGGCCTCCAGCAACACGAAGCACCTGGCCGAGCTGGCCCACCACTACGGCAAGCCGGTGCAGTATGTGGAGACCGCCGCGGAGCTGGACCTCAGCGCCTTCACGGGCCGCGAAACCGTGGGCGTGCTGGCGGGCGCCTCCACGCCCACCTGGCTGGTGGACGAGGTCGTGGATGTTCTGGAGCAGCTGGGGGATGGCCCCAGCCGCTGGCGCAGCTTCGCCCAGGCCGCCTTCGGCAGTTCCTCGCTGCTGGCGATGGGCGCCGGCCTCATGACCCTGGGCGTGCATAAGTGGTTGGGCCTGCCCCTGGGATGGCGCTATCCGGTGCTGGCCGCGACCTATGTGCTGGCCATGTACCTCCTCACCCCGTTTCTGGATCCACTGGGCCTCGGCGCCAAGGGACCGGCCCGGGCCCGGTTCCTGCAGCGCAACCGGATCGCCCTGCTGGCCTCGGCCGGAGCGGCCCTGGTCGCGACCCTCGGCCTGGCGGCCAGCCAGGGGCTGAAGGCCCTGGCCGTGGCGGCGGGGGCCTCGCTGGTGGGTGCCGCCTACAAGCAGCGGTTCCAGGTCGGCAGGCGGATCCTGAGCCTGCGGAACATACCGGGTTCCAAGGATGTGGTGGTGGCCCTGGCCCTGGCCACGGTCGCGGTCGTCATGCCGGTCTGGCAGGAGGGGCGCGCCTGGGATCTCCGCGCCTTCGCAGCCGTCTTCCTGGTGGGCGTCCTGGCCTTCGTCCGCACGGTGATCTACGAGATCCGGGACATGCAGAATGACCAGATCGTGGGCAAGGAGACCCTGCCGATCCTCATGGGCAAGATGGCCACGAAGGTGGTGCTGGTGGGCCTCCTCGGCTCGCTGCTGGCGGGCACGCTCTGGCTCACCTTCGACAGCCGCCAGCAGGGAGGGCATCCCCTGGCCGTGGCCGTGGTGCTGGTGATCTGCGCGGCCTATCCAGTGCTGTACCTCTGGCTCTATCACGAACGCTTCACGACCGGGAAACACCGCTTCGAGTTGAGTGTCGACCTGAGCTTCTACCTCGTCGGATTGCTGGCGCTGGTGTAG
- a CDS encoding nitric-oxide reductase large subunit, which yields MKARWWLVLLVLLAGFGVLGLGGRQIAQNAPPIPQRVVAEDGTQLVGPGQILEGQVSYLGHGGQHIGSIWGHGAYLAPDWSAKALHQWAAHTLEGVKVQGVSAADAKASTISIFQSNRYESSTGTLTLNAAQAKAYLQARAELAKVAVEGDKGAAIPARWIPTLEEGERVADFWLWTAWAAAARRPGADHSYTQNWPQEPLVGNAITPISHLWSILSIILLILGVGLMVWHHAHQPAEEFPDPKPIPPAPATPSQRWSALYFAVAMALFLVQIGMGVMTAHDAVEGNGLYGLDLSRILPYAASRTWHLQLAVFWIATCWLATGLYLGPKLSAKEPKGQWLGVAGLLGALVVVVVGALAGAHQAILGKLSGSFMLGHQGYEYVELGRLWQILLTAGMVIWLVLVLRSLLPALKGEKGRLGLLKLFVLSAIAIPLFYSAGFMYTRETHIAMAEYWRWWVVHLWVEGFFEVFATVAIALLSTRMGLLREGTALRAVSLSMGLFLGSGVIGTFHHLYYTGSPASIAALGSVFSALEIVPLTIVGFEIAMSLKAGRALGSGYEWPFKYFAAVCFWNLLGAGVFGMLINPPSVLYFGQGLNTTPIHSHAALFGVYGFLAISLMLFALRGMTPDKAWDEKWLKYGFWGLNLGLVMMLAFSLVPSGFYQMAQSLEHGTWYARSAEVVQSPLMRAFTWMRVPGDTLFGLGALAVIIFTFKAVIGAWGWRTAEETRPVREATDAAPAFAVVED from the coding sequence ATGAAGGCAAGGTGGTGGCTGGTGTTGCTGGTGCTCCTCGCGGGCTTTGGCGTGTTGGGCCTGGGAGGGCGGCAGATCGCCCAGAATGCCCCGCCCATCCCGCAGCGCGTGGTGGCCGAGGATGGCACCCAGCTGGTGGGCCCGGGGCAGATCCTCGAAGGCCAGGTCAGCTACCTGGGACACGGTGGCCAGCACATCGGATCCATCTGGGGTCACGGTGCTTACCTGGCACCTGACTGGTCGGCGAAGGCCCTGCACCAGTGGGCCGCGCACACCCTCGAGGGGGTGAAGGTCCAGGGTGTCTCCGCCGCCGATGCCAAGGCCAGCACCATATCCATATTTCAGAGCAACAGGTATGAATCATCCACCGGCACCCTGACGCTGAACGCGGCGCAGGCCAAGGCCTACCTTCAGGCCCGCGCTGAACTGGCGAAGGTCGCGGTGGAGGGCGACAAGGGCGCCGCCATTCCCGCTCGATGGATCCCCACCTTGGAGGAAGGTGAGCGCGTGGCCGACTTCTGGCTGTGGACCGCCTGGGCTGCTGCGGCCCGGCGTCCCGGTGCGGATCACAGCTACACCCAGAACTGGCCCCAGGAGCCCCTGGTGGGCAACGCCATCACGCCCATCAGCCACCTCTGGAGCATCCTGTCGATCATCCTGCTGATCCTGGGGGTGGGTCTCATGGTGTGGCACCACGCCCACCAGCCTGCGGAGGAGTTCCCCGACCCCAAGCCCATCCCACCCGCCCCGGCCACGCCCAGCCAGCGCTGGTCTGCCCTCTACTTCGCGGTGGCCATGGCCCTGTTCCTGGTGCAGATCGGCATGGGCGTCATGACGGCCCATGATGCGGTGGAAGGCAACGGCCTCTACGGATTGGATCTGTCGCGCATCCTGCCCTATGCGGCCTCTCGCACCTGGCACCTCCAGCTGGCGGTCTTCTGGATCGCCACCTGCTGGCTGGCCACGGGCCTCTACCTGGGCCCCAAGCTCAGCGCCAAGGAGCCCAAGGGCCAGTGGCTCGGCGTGGCCGGCCTGCTCGGTGCCCTCGTGGTGGTGGTGGTCGGCGCGCTGGCCGGCGCCCACCAGGCCATCCTGGGCAAGCTGTCCGGTTCCTTCATGTTGGGCCACCAGGGCTATGAATATGTGGAACTGGGCCGCCTCTGGCAGATCCTGCTGACGGCGGGCATGGTCATCTGGCTGGTGCTGGTGCTCCGGTCCCTGCTGCCCGCGCTGAAGGGGGAGAAGGGCCGCCTGGGCCTGCTCAAGCTCTTCGTGCTCTCGGCCATCGCCATCCCGCTCTTCTACTCCGCGGGCTTCATGTACACCCGCGAGACCCACATCGCCATGGCCGAGTACTGGCGCTGGTGGGTGGTCCACCTCTGGGTGGAGGGCTTCTTCGAGGTCTTCGCCACCGTCGCCATCGCGCTGCTCTCCACCCGCATGGGCCTGCTGCGCGAAGGCACCGCGCTCCGCGCTGTGAGCCTGTCCATGGGCCTGTTCCTGGGCAGCGGCGTCATCGGCACCTTCCACCACCTCTACTACACGGGCTCCCCGGCCTCCATCGCGGCCCTGGGCTCCGTGTTCAGCGCCCTGGAGATCGTGCCCCTCACCATCGTGGGCTTCGAGATCGCCATGAGCCTGAAGGCCGGCCGCGCCCTGGGCAGCGGCTACGAGTGGCCGTTCAAGTACTTCGCGGCGGTCTGCTTCTGGAACCTGCTGGGCGCCGGCGTCTTCGGCATGCTCATCAACCCGCCCTCGGTGCTCTACTTCGGCCAGGGGCTCAACACCACGCCCATCCACAGCCATGCCGCCCTCTTCGGCGTCTACGGCTTCCTCGCCATCTCGCTCATGCTCTTCGCCCTGCGCGGCATGACGCCGGACAAGGCCTGGGATGAGAAGTGGCTGAAGTACGGCTTCTGGGGCCTGAACCTGGGCCTCGTCATGATGCTGGCGTTCTCGCTGGTGCCCAGCGGCTTCTACCAGATGGCGCAGAGCCTCGAACACGGCACCTGGTACGCCCGTAGCGCCGAGGTGGTGCAGAGCCCCCTCATGCGTGCGTTCACCTGGATGCGCGTCCCCGGGGATACCCTCTTCGGTCTCGGCGCCCTCGCCGTGATCATCTTCACCTTCAAGGCTGTCATCGGCGCCTGGGGCTGGAGGACCGCCGAGGAGACCCGGCCGGTCCGCGAGGCCACGGACGCGGCCCCCGCGTTCGCGGTGGTCGAAGACTGA
- a CDS encoding NADH-ubiquinone oxidoreductase-F iron-sulfur binding region domain-containing protein, whose product MSQIPTFSHMPPDIGLQRALGRTPAEIVQEITASGLKGRGGAGFSTGTKWALAAEAPSDQKFILCNADEGEPGTFKDRVILQEHADLVFEGMTIAALAVGAKEGILFLRGEYTYLRAHLEAVLQQRRSRHLLGEDILGFQPGFDIRIFMGAGAYICGEETGLIECLEGFRGEPRNRPPYPVHQGFLDRPSVVNNVETLAWAACILQKGAAWFRKVGTEMSTGIKIFSISGDCERPGVFEFPMGITVKELLRNVGGENARAVQIGGASGQCIPASQFDRAIAFEDIPTGGSVIVFGPQRDMLDVIENFLGFFADESCGQCTPCRLGNRKLLEGVKMLKAGTCSMAYLNELCALGETMMIASKCGLGQSSPCAFLSVVRNFREELMGRAHPLVHA is encoded by the coding sequence ATGAGCCAGATTCCGACCTTCAGCCACATGCCCCCAGACATCGGCCTGCAGCGGGCCCTGGGACGGACCCCGGCGGAGATCGTCCAGGAGATCACCGCCTCCGGATTGAAGGGCCGCGGCGGCGCCGGGTTCTCCACCGGCACCAAGTGGGCCCTGGCGGCCGAAGCGCCCTCCGACCAGAAGTTCATCCTCTGCAACGCGGATGAAGGCGAACCGGGGACCTTCAAGGATCGCGTGATCCTCCAGGAACACGCGGACCTGGTCTTCGAAGGCATGACCATCGCCGCGCTCGCCGTCGGAGCGAAAGAAGGGATCCTCTTCCTCCGGGGCGAGTACACCTACCTGCGCGCCCACCTCGAAGCCGTCCTGCAGCAGCGCCGGAGCCGGCACCTGCTGGGGGAGGACATCCTCGGCTTCCAGCCGGGGTTCGACATCCGCATCTTCATGGGGGCCGGCGCCTACATCTGCGGCGAGGAGACCGGTCTGATCGAGTGCCTCGAAGGGTTCCGCGGCGAGCCGAGGAACCGGCCGCCCTACCCCGTCCACCAGGGCTTCCTGGATCGTCCCTCGGTCGTCAACAATGTGGAGACCCTGGCCTGGGCGGCCTGCATCCTGCAAAAGGGGGCGGCGTGGTTCCGGAAGGTCGGAACCGAGATGAGCACGGGCATCAAAATCTTCAGCATCTCGGGCGACTGCGAACGGCCGGGCGTCTTTGAGTTTCCCATGGGCATCACCGTCAAGGAGCTGCTCCGGAATGTGGGCGGGGAGAACGCCCGGGCCGTCCAGATCGGGGGCGCTTCGGGCCAGTGCATCCCGGCCTCGCAGTTCGATCGGGCCATCGCCTTCGAGGACATCCCGACGGGTGGGTCCGTGATCGTCTTCGGCCCCCAGCGGGACATGCTGGATGTCATCGAGAACTTCCTCGGCTTCTTCGCCGACGAGTCCTGCGGCCAGTGCACGCCCTGCCGACTCGGGAATCGGAAGCTGCTGGAGGGCGTGAAGATGCTCAAGGCGGGCACCTGCTCCATGGCCTACCTCAATGAGCTCTGCGCCCTCGGCGAGACCATGATGATCGCCTCCAAATGCGGGCTCGGGCAGAGCAGTCCCTGCGCCTTCCTCTCCGTGGTCCGCAACTTCCGGGAGGAACTCATGGGACGCGCCCACCCCCTGGTCCACGCGTGA
- a CDS encoding SDR family oxidoreductase translates to MRNWVLITGCSTGIGRALVPLCRQAGWGVVATARKPESLADLPPGEDLRVLSLDVTEDASVALAAAACADLRLKALVNNAGYGQVGPLELLRPEELRAQFETNVIGLHRVTNAFLPLLRRQPGARILQVASMLGRLSIPLAGPYNASKHAVVALAESLRLEVGREVAVVLVEPGAIRTAFRETLATAWGDLPERARGTRYEAVIGRYLALRKGQAERFAMDAEDCARKLLHALNAVHPPRRVVVGRDAFWVAKLKALLPVAWWEGLLRRQYGLD, encoded by the coding sequence ATGCGGAACTGGGTTCTCATCACAGGGTGTTCGACGGGCATCGGGCGGGCCCTGGTCCCGCTCTGCCGTCAGGCGGGCTGGGGCGTGGTGGCCACGGCCCGGAAGCCAGAGTCGCTGGCGGACCTGCCGCCCGGCGAGGACCTGCGCGTTCTTTCCCTGGATGTCACCGAGGACGCGAGCGTCGCGCTGGCGGCTGCGGCCTGCGCCGACCTGCGCCTGAAGGCCCTCGTGAACAATGCCGGCTACGGCCAGGTGGGCCCCCTGGAACTCCTCCGTCCCGAGGAACTCCGGGCGCAATTCGAGACCAATGTGATCGGCCTCCACCGGGTGACCAACGCCTTCCTGCCGTTGCTGCGGCGCCAGCCCGGCGCGCGGATCCTGCAGGTGGCCTCCATGCTGGGGCGCCTGTCCATCCCACTGGCGGGCCCCTACAACGCCTCCAAGCATGCCGTGGTGGCCCTGGCGGAGAGCCTGCGCCTGGAGGTGGGCCGGGAAGTGGCGGTGGTGCTGGTGGAACCGGGCGCCATCCGCACGGCCTTCCGCGAGACCCTCGCCACGGCCTGGGGGGATCTGCCGGAGCGGGCCCGGGGCACCCGGTACGAGGCCGTCATCGGCCGCTACCTGGCCCTGCGGAAGGGGCAGGCCGAGCGGTTCGCCATGGACGCGGAAGACTGTGCCCGCAAGCTGCTTCACGCCTTGAATGCCGTGCATCCCCCGCGCCGGGTGGTCGTCGGCCGGGACGCCTTCTGGGTGGCCAAGCTGAAGGCCCTCCTGCCAGTCGCCTGGTGGGAGGGCCTGCTGCGCCGCCAGTACGGCCTGGATTGA
- a CDS encoding cache domain-containing protein, whose protein sequence is MSIHPRRLLALPAALVITTALLAQPAERPKAEAMVKEGIAFLKANGKEAFLAEVHKPQGRFHVKQGGTLYLFVYDLKGVVLAHGARANLLGVNRWNVKDPDGVYNIQEIIKTGQKKGGGWADMKVENPATGKVENKTSFCLAEGGIVVGCGIYK, encoded by the coding sequence ATGAGCATCCACCCGCGCCGCCTGCTGGCCCTGCCCGCTGCCCTCGTGATCACCACCGCCCTGCTTGCTCAGCCTGCAGAGCGTCCCAAGGCCGAAGCCATGGTGAAGGAGGGCATCGCCTTCCTGAAGGCCAACGGGAAGGAGGCCTTCCTGGCCGAGGTCCACAAGCCCCAGGGCCGGTTCCATGTGAAGCAGGGCGGGACCCTGTATCTCTTCGTCTATGACCTCAAGGGCGTGGTGCTGGCCCACGGGGCCCGGGCCAACCTCCTCGGCGTCAACCGCTGGAATGTGAAGGACCCGGACGGCGTCTACAACATCCAGGAGATCATCAAGACCGGCCAGAAGAAAGGCGGCGGCTGGGCCGACATGAAGGTCGAGAATCCCGCCACGGGCAAGGTCGAGAACAAGACCTCGTTCTGCCTGGCGGAAGGCGGCATCGTCGTCGGCTGCGGCATCTACAAGTAG